In Paralcaligenes sp. KSB-10, the following are encoded in one genomic region:
- a CDS encoding YqaA family protein: METWLESSIQWLLLALALPKVGLSAIFLVSLVSATLLPMGSEPAVFAYVKMAPDMFWPAMLVAAAGNTLGGMITYGLGEAAEKAYRRWHEKHGHLPESQAGLRHKAGGRWHAQISRWSHRVGPPILFFAWLPVVGDPLCAVAGWMRLSFWPCVFYMAVGKFLRYVALTGGLLWVFPHA, translated from the coding sequence ATGGAAACTTGGCTGGAATCTTCGATACAGTGGTTATTGCTTGCCCTGGCGCTGCCCAAAGTGGGCCTGAGCGCTATTTTTCTTGTCAGCCTGGTGTCGGCGACCTTGCTGCCGATGGGCTCCGAGCCGGCTGTTTTCGCTTACGTCAAAATGGCTCCCGACATGTTCTGGCCGGCGATGCTGGTTGCCGCCGCGGGCAATACGCTGGGCGGCATGATTACCTACGGCCTCGGCGAGGCGGCGGAAAAAGCCTATAGGCGCTGGCACGAGAAGCATGGGCATTTGCCCGAGAGCCAGGCTGGCCTTCGGCACAAGGCGGGCGGGCGCTGGCATGCTCAAATCAGCCGCTGGTCGCATCGAGTAGGCCCGCCCATTCTTTTTTTCGCCTGGCTGCCGGTTGTGGGGGATCCTTTATGTGCCGTAGCCGGCTGGATGCGCTTGTCGTTCTGGCCCTGTGTTTTTTACATGGCGGTGGGCAAGTTTTTGCGTTATGTGGCCCTCACCGGAGGACTCCTGTGGGTTTTTCCGCATGCGTGA
- the ilvA gene encoding threonine ammonia-lyase, biosynthetic, which yields MSTDYLKRILTSKVYDVAVESSLELAPQLSARINNKVFLKREDTQAVFSFKLRGAYNKMANLSAAELKHGVIAASAGNHAQGVALSARRLGCRAVIVMPTTTPQVKIDAVRGFGGEVILMGDSFSDAYLYAKELEKKEKLTFVHPFDDPDVIAGQGTVGMEILRQHSGPIDAIFVAIGGGGLISGVAAYVKQLRPEIKIIGVQTTDSDAMIRSIKAGRRIELTDVGLFSDGTAVKLVGAETFRLTRKYVDDFITVDTDAICAGIKDVFQDTRCVLEPAGALALAGAKRYAAQNKWKNKTIVAITCGANMNFDRLRFVAERAEVGEAREAIFAVTLPEKHGSFRGLCEAVGNRSVTEFNYRISNSEKAHVFVGLQISSLPEADKIAANFRKKGFPALDLTHDEMAKAHLRYMVGGRSALSENEVLYRFEFPERPGALMKFLNAMNPDWNISLFHYRNQGDDYGRILVGIQVPPRDKKHFKDFLETLGYPYWNETDNPAYQLFL from the coding sequence ATGTCAACCGACTATCTAAAGCGCATACTCACCTCGAAAGTTTACGACGTTGCCGTCGAATCATCTCTGGAACTGGCCCCCCAGCTATCGGCACGAATTAATAACAAGGTGTTCCTCAAGCGTGAAGATACTCAGGCGGTTTTCAGTTTCAAGCTGCGCGGGGCCTACAACAAAATGGCCAATTTGAGCGCGGCCGAACTCAAGCATGGCGTTATTGCGGCATCGGCGGGGAATCATGCCCAGGGAGTGGCCTTGTCGGCCCGGCGCCTGGGCTGCCGCGCGGTCATTGTCATGCCCACCACCACTCCGCAAGTCAAAATCGATGCGGTACGTGGCTTCGGCGGCGAAGTGATCCTGATGGGCGACAGCTTTTCCGATGCGTACTTGTACGCCAAAGAGCTGGAAAAGAAAGAAAAACTGACCTTCGTGCATCCTTTTGACGACCCCGATGTCATCGCCGGACAGGGCACGGTGGGGATGGAAATCCTGCGCCAGCACTCCGGTCCGATCGACGCCATTTTCGTGGCCATAGGCGGTGGCGGCCTGATCTCGGGCGTGGCCGCGTATGTCAAACAATTGCGTCCCGAGATCAAGATCATAGGCGTGCAAACCACCGACTCCGACGCCATGATCCGCAGCATCAAGGCCGGGCGACGCATCGAGCTTACCGACGTGGGCCTGTTCTCCGACGGCACCGCGGTCAAATTGGTCGGCGCGGAAACCTTCAGGCTGACGCGCAAATACGTCGACGACTTCATCACCGTCGACACCGACGCCATTTGCGCCGGCATCAAGGATGTCTTCCAGGACACCCGCTGCGTCCTGGAGCCCGCCGGCGCCCTCGCGCTGGCCGGCGCAAAGCGCTACGCGGCCCAGAACAAATGGAAAAACAAAACCATAGTCGCCATTACCTGCGGCGCCAACATGAACTTCGACCGATTGCGCTTTGTGGCGGAACGGGCCGAAGTGGGCGAAGCGCGCGAAGCCATCTTTGCGGTCACTTTGCCAGAAAAGCACGGCAGCTTCCGCGGCCTGTGCGAAGCGGTTGGAAACCGCAGCGTCACCGAATTCAATTACCGCATTTCCAACTCTGAAAAAGCCCACGTATTCGTCGGCCTGCAGATCTCCTCCCTGCCGGAGGCCGATAAAATCGCGGCGAATTTCCGCAAGAAGGGCTTTCCTGCGCTGGACCTGACGCACGACGAAATGGCCAAGGCGCATTTGCGCTATATGGTGGGCGGACGCTCGGCCTTGAGCGAAAATGAAGTGCTGTATCGTTTTGAATTCCCGGAGCGTCCCGGGGCCCTGATGAAGTTTCTCAATGCCATGAACCCCGACTGGAACATCAGCCTGTTCCACTACCGCAACCAGGGCGACGACTACGGCCGGATTCTGGTCGGCATCCAGGTCCCACCCCGCGACAAAAAACACTTCAAGGATTTCCTGGAAACCCTGGGCTACCCGTACTGGAACGAGACCGACAACCCGGCGTATCAATTGTTCCTGTAG
- a CDS encoding adenine phosphoribosyltransferase, translating into MSTDPVDYIRNTIRSVPDWPRPGVMFRDITPVLQDPRSFRVLIDLFVYRYIGQRLDLVAGVDARGFILGSVLAYELNLGFVPVRKKGKLPFRTVAEEYTLEYGNATVEMHTDAVRPGQRVLLIDDLVATGGTMMAATKLLQRLGANVVEAAAIIDLPELGGSQAVRATGLPLYTVCSFSETAP; encoded by the coding sequence ATGAGTACTGATCCCGTCGACTACATTCGCAACACGATTCGCAGCGTACCCGATTGGCCCAGGCCGGGGGTCATGTTTCGCGACATCACGCCGGTACTGCAGGATCCGCGCTCGTTTCGCGTGCTGATCGACTTGTTTGTGTATCGCTATATAGGCCAGCGGCTGGATCTGGTGGCGGGTGTCGATGCCAGGGGTTTCATCCTGGGATCGGTATTGGCGTACGAGCTGAATCTGGGCTTTGTGCCGGTGCGCAAAAAGGGCAAGCTGCCGTTTCGCACCGTGGCCGAGGAATATACGCTGGAGTACGGCAACGCGACCGTCGAGATGCATACCGATGCCGTGCGGCCCGGGCAGCGGGTTTTGCTGATCGACGACCTGGTCGCCACCGGCGGCACCATGATGGCCGCCACCAAATTGCTGCAGCGCCTGGGAGCCAATGTGGTTGAGGCCGCCGCCATTATCGACCTGCCTGAGTTGGGCGGCTCGCAAGCGGTCAGGGCCACCGGCCTGCCGTTGTACACCGTCTGCAGTTTTTCCGAAACAGCGCCCTGA
- the cydC gene encoding thiol reductant ABC exporter subunit CydC codes for MKALVLLWPWFAQRWRALLGALSLAMLTLAAGMGLLSVSGWFLTGAFLAGASIAFNLFAPSALVRGFAFVRIGSRYAERVVGHAATLGLLADMRTTVFGRIMGLSPGQLAGYQEGDLVARLVGDIDALDTLFLLVIAPVLAALTLGLAFSLVLGGLVPLMGWLVFAALLLGVCVIPYLLARWARVPGAYAQQAAAQARTLMHDAIAGHVDLAVFAAEPQATARFQMAVQQLSSARDSLSAIGSAGQLMQQLVAGFCVVVLLWLGLVAFQAHILSGPVWAGLLLGALGLFEVLGPLMRGAARLGTAAAAAVRVRAILRDQAAVPEVDDPRPLPRNGAIQLSGLRYAYPGARDRKVLEGVDLLVREGERVAIVGVSGSGKSTLLSLLMRIVDPDAGAVEYGGVPVSQVRLAELHSRITLLSQNSPVFLGTLRSNMLIGKPDASEAELWQALEHAGLAEFVRTLEMGLDTWVGESGCRLSVGQVRRLCLARTLLTSARVWLLDEPTAGLDERAQRAFFADLARVAIGKTVILATHAEIPPGTVDRIVRLGDGVLGPV; via the coding sequence ATGAAAGCCCTGGTGCTGCTGTGGCCCTGGTTCGCGCAGCGTTGGCGCGCCCTGTTGGGGGCGCTGTCGCTGGCGATGCTGACGCTGGCCGCAGGCATGGGTTTGCTGTCGGTGTCGGGCTGGTTTCTGACTGGAGCCTTTTTGGCGGGGGCCTCGATTGCCTTCAATCTGTTTGCTCCTTCGGCCCTGGTGCGCGGCTTTGCCTTTGTACGCATCGGCTCCCGTTATGCGGAGCGTGTGGTCGGACATGCCGCCACCCTGGGTTTGCTGGCCGATATGCGCACTACCGTGTTTGGCCGGATCATGGGTTTGAGCCCAGGCCAGTTGGCCGGCTATCAAGAAGGGGATCTGGTGGCTCGCCTGGTGGGCGATATCGATGCACTGGATACGCTGTTCCTGCTGGTGATTGCACCGGTTCTTGCGGCGCTGACCCTGGGATTGGCATTCAGCCTGGTCTTGGGAGGGCTGGTGCCGTTAATGGGCTGGCTGGTATTTGCCGCTTTGCTGCTTGGCGTTTGCGTGATCCCCTACCTGCTGGCGCGTTGGGCCAGGGTTCCGGGGGCCTACGCCCAACAGGCCGCGGCTCAAGCCAGGACGCTTATGCACGATGCGATTGCCGGCCATGTGGATTTGGCGGTTTTTGCCGCGGAGCCCCAGGCGACGGCGCGGTTTCAAATGGCCGTACAACAACTTTCCAGTGCGCGCGACAGCCTGTCGGCGATTGGTTCGGCGGGGCAGTTGATGCAGCAGTTGGTAGCCGGGTTTTGCGTAGTGGTGCTTTTATGGCTCGGGCTGGTGGCGTTTCAAGCCCACATCCTGAGCGGCCCGGTCTGGGCCGGCTTGTTGCTTGGGGCGCTTGGCTTGTTTGAAGTGTTGGGGCCGTTGATGCGCGGTGCGGCCCGGCTGGGGACGGCCGCGGCCGCGGCCGTCCGCGTGCGGGCTATCCTGCGCGATCAGGCCGCGGTGCCCGAGGTGGATGATCCGCGACCCCTGCCGCGGAATGGGGCGATCCAACTGTCCGGCCTGCGATATGCCTATCCTGGCGCGCGCGATCGCAAGGTATTGGAGGGTGTGGACTTGCTTGTTCGCGAAGGGGAGCGCGTTGCCATCGTAGGGGTAAGCGGATCCGGCAAATCGACACTGCTGTCCCTGTTGATGCGCATAGTCGATCCGGACGCGGGCGCGGTCGAGTACGGGGGCGTCCCGGTAAGCCAGGTCAGGCTGGCGGAATTGCATAGTCGCATCACCCTGCTGTCGCAGAATTCGCCGGTGTTTCTTGGGACGCTGCGCAGCAATATGCTTATCGGAAAGCCCGACGCCAGCGAGGCTGAGCTCTGGCAAGCGCTGGAGCACGCTGGCTTGGCCGAGTTCGTCAGGACGCTGGAAATGGGCCTCGATACCTGGGTAGGCGAATCGGGTTGCCGGTTGTCGGTTGGACAGGTGCGACGCTTATGCCTGGCGCGCACCTTGTTGACGTCGGCCCGGGTGTGGTTGCTGGACGAGCCGACCGCCGGCCTGGACGAGCGGGCCCAGCGGGCTTTCTTTGCCGATCTGGCCAGGGTGGCCATAGGCAAGACGGTGATTCTGGCAACGCATGCCGAGATCCCGCCCGGCACCGTCGACCGGATAGTGCGCTTGGGCGATGGTGTCCTGGGCCCGGTCTGA
- the cydD gene encoding thiol reductant ABC exporter subunit CydD has protein sequence MPGSENGPGLSSSRLTRHQSRWLSSLIRLIPLYMGWAFLAPIVAGLLLLVQTWWLAQVLGLTIGGGLPLAAASSMIYSIVLLIVLRAVIVWSGERAASRGAEKIKTRLRLALFEQMLARGPQWTRQGISGELASTVIEQVEILDGFFIRYVPSAIAALFLPLAFGIVLLPVDWIAALILLLTAPLIPVFMALVGWGAEAASRKHQLALARLSGFFADRLRGAFTLKLFGRAQAEIETVRLASESLSRKTMAVLRIAFLSSAVLEFFAALGVAAVALYVGLSYLGYLDLRSSALTLPLGLFCLLLAPEVYNPLRQFAANYHDRAAARAAVGHIAAAFDVLPEVSLGDKRELLFPGAAPNSCAPDAAPFVDRETAQAVSVRCVTIRASGRTTILNEASFALGKGEKVALMGASGAGKTSLLEVLANLREIGSGEIRLFGRPLHQWPNVELRRRAVLIAQRPFFLPGSIADNLRLARTDASEQALFQALESACAKEFVMALPQGLQTVLGAQGYGLSGGQLHRLALARLFLTSPDLILLDEPTAHLDAASRDRLMDSLLEFAADRTLLVATHDPCVADRLGRILRIHEHQVSA, from the coding sequence ATGCCGGGTTCTGAAAATGGCCCTGGCCTGTCGTCGTCCCGGCTGACCCGCCATCAGTCGCGCTGGTTGTCGTCGCTGATACGGCTGATCCCCCTATACATGGGGTGGGCATTTCTGGCTCCGATCGTCGCGGGCCTGCTTTTGCTGGTTCAGACGTGGTGGCTGGCCCAGGTGCTTGGACTGACCATAGGCGGGGGGCTGCCGCTGGCCGCGGCATCATCCATGATTTATTCGATTGTGCTTCTCATCGTGTTGCGGGCCGTCATTGTCTGGTCGGGCGAGCGGGCGGCCAGCCGAGGCGCTGAAAAAATCAAGACCCGGCTCAGGCTGGCACTTTTCGAGCAAATGCTGGCGCGCGGCCCTCAATGGACCCGGCAAGGAATTTCCGGAGAGCTGGCCAGCACCGTGATCGAGCAGGTTGAAATACTCGATGGCTTTTTTATCCGCTACGTGCCGTCGGCGATTGCCGCCCTGTTCTTGCCGTTGGCGTTTGGCATTGTGCTGTTGCCGGTGGACTGGATTGCGGCGCTTATTCTGCTGTTGACCGCGCCGCTCATTCCCGTTTTCATGGCGCTGGTGGGTTGGGGCGCCGAGGCGGCAAGCCGCAAGCATCAATTGGCCCTGGCGCGTTTATCCGGATTTTTCGCTGATCGCCTGCGCGGTGCTTTTACCCTCAAGCTTTTTGGCCGCGCCCAGGCTGAAATTGAAACGGTGCGCCTGGCCAGCGAGAGCCTGAGCAGGAAAACCATGGCGGTGCTGCGTATCGCTTTCCTGTCGTCGGCCGTACTGGAATTTTTCGCGGCCCTGGGCGTGGCTGCCGTGGCTCTTTACGTAGGCTTGAGCTATCTGGGCTACCTGGACCTGCGTTCCAGCGCCTTGACACTGCCTCTGGGCTTGTTTTGCCTGCTTCTTGCCCCCGAGGTCTATAACCCCTTGCGGCAGTTTGCGGCGAATTATCATGATCGCGCGGCAGCCCGTGCCGCGGTCGGGCATATCGCCGCGGCGTTTGACGTTCTGCCTGAAGTGAGTCTGGGGGACAAGCGCGAGCTGTTGTTTCCCGGGGCGGCTCCAAACTCTTGTGCGCCCGACGCCGCGCCTTTTGTCGATCGGGAGACGGCTCAGGCGGTATCGGTGCGGTGCGTGACGATTCGCGCATCGGGCCGCACGACGATACTGAACGAAGCGAGCTTTGCCCTGGGCAAGGGTGAGAAAGTGGCTCTCATGGGAGCAAGCGGGGCGGGCAAAACCAGCCTGCTCGAGGTTTTGGCGAATTTGCGGGAGATTGGCTCCGGCGAAATCCGGCTCTTTGGCCGGCCTTTGCATCAATGGCCAAATGTCGAATTGCGGCGCCGCGCAGTGCTGATTGCCCAGCGGCCGTTTTTCCTGCCGGGCTCAATTGCCGACAATCTCAGATTGGCCAGGACGGATGCTTCCGAGCAGGCTTTGTTCCAGGCTCTGGAATCGGCTTGTGCGAAAGAATTTGTCATGGCTTTGCCGCAAGGGCTGCAAACCGTACTCGGCGCCCAGGGTTACGGTCTGTCGGGCGGGCAATTGCATCGATTGGCGCTGGCCCGCCTGTTCTTGACTTCCCCCGACTTGATTCTGCTCGATGAACCGACTGCGCATCTGGATGCGGCCAGCCGCGACCGGCTCATGGATTCGCTTCTGGAATTTGCGGCCGATCGCACATTGCTGGTGGCTACGCACGATCCTTGTGTGGCGGATCGTTTGGGGCGTATTTTGCGGATACATGAACATCAGGTGTCGGCATGA
- the cydX gene encoding cytochrome bd-I oxidase subunit CydX — protein sequence MWYFSWILGLGLACAFSILNAMWFELREGESHNPRNLGAFTDHQA from the coding sequence ATGTGGTATTTTTCGTGGATCCTGGGACTGGGACTGGCCTGCGCGTTTTCGATTCTGAATGCAATGTGGTTCGAATTGCGCGAAGGCGAATCGCATAATCCCCGCAACCTTGGCGCATTTACAGATCATCAGGCTTGA
- the cydB gene encoding cytochrome d ubiquinol oxidase subunit II, whose protein sequence is MEQLIPFDYSTLRVIWWALLGTLLVAFAVMDGFDLGMATVLPLVARQDIERRVVINVAGPVWEGNQVWLITGGGAVFAAWPLLYASAFSGFYPAMMLLLIALILRPVGFKYRSKMPSRRWRRAWDAVLCGSGLIASLVFGVAVGNVMIGVPFGFDADSMRPLYQGGFFDLFTPFPLLCGLLSVCMLAMHGSALLFWKTDGALAARARTAGSLFALASLVLFALGGWWAAHGLVGFSITSAIDPNQLSNPLAKSVVAMPSAWFHNYALWPAMWIAPILGLGGAVLVILALQLRIAAAAFLSSALSVAGIVLTFGFSIFPFLLPSSLDPHASLTIWDASSSRLTLWVMLLATAVLLPIVCLYTAWVYRVMRGKVTSASVGDAPHAY, encoded by the coding sequence ATGGAACAGCTTATTCCTTTCGACTATTCGACTTTGCGAGTGATCTGGTGGGCGCTGCTGGGCACGCTGCTGGTCGCCTTCGCCGTCATGGACGGATTCGATCTGGGCATGGCAACGGTCCTGCCTCTGGTCGCCAGGCAGGATATCGAACGCCGTGTCGTGATCAACGTTGCCGGTCCGGTCTGGGAGGGTAATCAGGTTTGGCTGATTACCGGGGGAGGAGCGGTTTTCGCGGCATGGCCCCTGTTGTATGCGTCGGCCTTCTCGGGGTTCTATCCGGCCATGATGCTTTTGCTGATTGCGCTGATCCTGCGTCCGGTCGGATTCAAATATCGCAGCAAAATGCCCTCGCGGCGGTGGCGCCGCGCCTGGGATGCTGTGTTGTGCGGTTCGGGATTGATTGCCTCGCTGGTGTTCGGGGTGGCGGTGGGAAATGTAATGATCGGCGTACCGTTCGGCTTCGATGCCGACTCCATGCGCCCCCTCTACCAAGGCGGATTTTTTGATCTGTTCACGCCGTTTCCCTTGCTGTGCGGCCTATTGAGCGTGTGCATGCTGGCCATGCACGGCTCGGCGCTGTTGTTCTGGAAAACCGATGGCGCATTGGCCGCGCGGGCTCGAACTGCCGGCAGCCTGTTTGCGCTGGCGTCTCTGGTGCTGTTTGCGTTGGGTGGTTGGTGGGCGGCGCATGGCCTGGTCGGTTTTTCGATTACCAGCGCCATCGACCCCAATCAGCTGTCCAATCCCTTGGCCAAGTCGGTGGTCGCCATGCCCAGTGCGTGGTTTCACAATTACGCCTTGTGGCCGGCGATGTGGATAGCGCCCATCCTTGGTCTGGGCGGTGCCGTTCTGGTGATCCTGGCGCTGCAACTCAGAATCGCGGCGGCGGCGTTCCTGTCCTCAGCCCTGAGTGTGGCCGGAATTGTGCTGACCTTCGGGTTTTCGATATTTCCGTTTTTGCTGCCTTCCTCGCTCGACCCTCATGCAAGCCTGACCATCTGGGACGCGTCCTCCAGCCGTCTGACCCTGTGGGTCATGCTGCTGGCAACTGCTGTTTTACTGCCGATTGTCTGCCTGTATACCGCTTGGGTATACCGGGTCATGCGCGGCAAGGTCACGTCGGCATCTGTCGGCGATGCCCCGCATGCCTACTAA
- a CDS encoding cytochrome ubiquinol oxidase subunit I, translated as MPDFDVVTLSRIQFAATVMYHFLFVPLTLGLSFLLAIMESIYVMTGRDIWRRMTLFWGTLFGINFALGVATGIVMEFQFGMNWAYYSHYVGDIFGAPLAIEGLMAFFLEATFVGLFFFGWDRLSKTGHLAVTWLVALGTNLSALWILIANGWMQNPVGAIFNPLTMRMEMTDFAEVIFNPVAQAKFVHTVSAGYVMGSVFVMGVSAWYMLRGRHFEMAKRSMVVAASFGLASALSVVVLGDESGYLTTEHQKMKIAAIEAMWQTEPAPASFNLFAIPDQATETNRFAVEIPYLMGIIGTRSLTTPLLGIDDLVKRAEVRVKNGIVAYDALQKVRASPHDAAARKLFDDNWRDLGYGLLLKRYSADISKATPADIARAAKDTVPQVAPLYWTFRIMVGLGLYFILFFAVAFLLASTGRLQKYPRFLKFAVWTLPLPWIAIECGWFVAEFGRQPWVIEGVLPTYYAASGLTVGDLALSLGIFLVLYTILAIVGAKVMLHAIKAGPSDGTGARQASLAAALAPALPATE; from the coding sequence ATGCCTGATTTCGACGTGGTCACTCTGTCGCGAATCCAATTCGCCGCGACGGTGATGTATCACTTTCTGTTTGTGCCTCTGACCTTGGGGCTGTCATTTCTGCTGGCCATCATGGAAAGCATCTATGTGATGACCGGGCGCGACATCTGGCGTCGCATGACGCTGTTCTGGGGTACCTTGTTCGGCATCAATTTTGCGCTGGGCGTGGCGACCGGCATTGTGATGGAGTTCCAGTTCGGCATGAACTGGGCCTATTACAGCCACTATGTAGGAGATATTTTCGGCGCTCCGCTGGCGATCGAAGGCCTGATGGCGTTTTTTCTCGAAGCCACGTTTGTGGGCTTGTTTTTCTTCGGCTGGGACCGTCTGTCCAAGACGGGTCACCTGGCAGTCACCTGGCTGGTCGCTCTGGGGACGAACCTGTCCGCTCTATGGATCCTGATCGCCAATGGCTGGATGCAGAACCCGGTGGGTGCCATCTTCAACCCCCTGACCATGCGCATGGAAATGACCGATTTCGCAGAGGTCATCTTTAACCCGGTGGCGCAGGCCAAGTTTGTTCATACGGTCAGCGCGGGCTATGTCATGGGCTCCGTTTTTGTGATGGGCGTGAGCGCCTGGTATATGTTGCGCGGTCGCCATTTCGAGATGGCCAAGCGTTCCATGGTGGTGGCGGCCAGTTTCGGCCTGGCCTCGGCCCTGTCGGTGGTGGTCCTGGGCGATGAAAGCGGCTACCTGACGACCGAGCATCAGAAAATGAAGATTGCCGCCATTGAAGCGATGTGGCAAACCGAGCCGGCACCGGCCAGTTTCAATTTGTTTGCCATTCCCGACCAAGCCACGGAAACAAATCGTTTTGCGGTCGAAATTCCATATCTGATGGGTATTATCGGCACTCGGTCCTTGACCACACCCCTGTTGGGAATTGACGATCTGGTCAAGCGTGCCGAAGTGCGGGTAAAAAACGGCATCGTGGCCTACGACGCGCTGCAAAAGGTTCGGGCAAGCCCGCACGATGCCGCGGCGCGCAAGCTGTTCGACGACAACTGGCGCGACCTGGGCTATGGTTTGCTGCTCAAGCGCTATAGCGCCGATATCAGCAAGGCCACCCCCGCGGATATTGCCCGGGCGGCCAAGGATACGGTTCCCCAGGTGGCTCCTTTGTACTGGACTTTCAGGATCATGGTGGGCCTGGGTCTGTATTTCATTCTGTTTTTCGCCGTGGCGTTCCTGCTGGCATCCACCGGGCGGCTGCAAAAATATCCGCGCTTCCTGAAATTTGCCGTATGGACTCTGCCTTTGCCGTGGATCGCCATCGAGTGCGGCTGGTTTGTGGCCGAGTTCGGCCGCCAGCCCTGGGTGATTGAAGGCGTGCTGCCCACCTACTATGCGGCATCGGGGCTGACGGTGGGCGATCTGGCGCTCAGCCTGGGCATATTTCTGGTGCTCTACACCATTCTGGCGATTGTTGGCGCCAAGGTCATGCTGCATGCCATCAAGGCCGGACCCAGCGACGGGACTGGCGCGCGACAAGCCTCGCTGGCGGCAGCCCTGGCGCCGGCGCTGCCGGCAACCGAATAG
- a CDS encoding GbsR/MarR family transcriptional regulator, with product MILGPQAERFVLHFGEMGSRWGVNRTVGQIYALVFLSPRPMNADEIAETLGFSRSNVSVGIHELQSWRLVRMVHQIGDRRDYFESLKDVWEIFRVLVEEKRKREIDPTLTLLRGSLLEKPADADEAYGQQRITEMLELIELSTAWFDEVQRLPPETLESLMRLGSKVQKVLGFAGKLRSK from the coding sequence ATGATACTAGGTCCGCAGGCCGAACGATTTGTATTGCACTTTGGCGAGATGGGTAGCCGCTGGGGAGTCAACCGCACCGTAGGGCAGATATATGCCCTGGTGTTTTTGTCTCCCAGGCCGATGAATGCCGACGAGATTGCCGAAACGCTGGGCTTCTCGCGCTCCAATGTCAGCGTGGGCATTCACGAACTGCAGTCCTGGCGTCTGGTGCGCATGGTGCATCAGATTGGCGATCGGCGCGATTATTTCGAATCGCTCAAGGATGTCTGGGAAATTTTCCGTGTGCTGGTTGAAGAAAAACGCAAGCGTGAAATCGATCCTACGCTGACTTTGTTGCGGGGATCCCTGCTTGAAAAGCCCGCCGATGCCGACGAGGCTTATGGCCAGCAGCGCATTACTGAAATGCTCGAGCTCATCGAGCTCAGCACTGCCTGGTTCGATGAAGTTCAGCGCTTGCCGCCCGAAACTCTCGAAAGCCTGATGCGGCTCGGCAGCAAAGTACAGAAAGTTTTAGGGTTTGCCGGAAAGTTGCGCAGCAAATAA
- a CDS encoding SIS domain-containing protein — MKSTPAPVSSDIIASAHRTLGIEIAALQALDARIDDSFTRAVSMMLGCQGRVVVTGIGKSGHIAKKIAATLASTGTPAFFMHAAEAIHGDLGMLTAQDIVLALSYSGTAQELLTILSVTKRMGIQLIAITGNPQSELARNSDLHLDVHVQQEACPLNLAPTASTTASMALGDAIAVACLEARGFTAEDFARSHPGGALGRRLLTLVRDVMRQGSALPIVHTGTAVTDALQEMSSKGMGMTIVIDKDNRPIGIFTDGDLRRLITRHGDIRPLTVADGMSPHPKSVPPTALAVEAATLMDSGRLNQILVVDNTGLLLGALHMHDLLAAKVI; from the coding sequence ATGAAATCCACACCGGCTCCCGTCTCATCCGACATTATTGCTTCGGCGCACCGCACGCTAGGCATCGAAATCGCAGCGCTGCAAGCGCTGGATGCACGCATAGACGACTCGTTTACCCGCGCGGTCTCCATGATGCTTGGCTGCCAGGGCCGCGTGGTGGTAACCGGCATAGGGAAATCGGGCCATATCGCCAAGAAAATTGCCGCTACCCTGGCATCCACCGGCACACCGGCCTTTTTCATGCATGCCGCCGAAGCCATACACGGCGACCTGGGCATGCTGACCGCCCAGGATATCGTGCTGGCCCTGTCCTACTCGGGCACCGCCCAAGAGCTGCTGACCATCCTGTCGGTGACCAAACGCATGGGCATCCAGCTCATCGCCATCACCGGCAACCCGCAATCCGAGCTTGCCCGGAACTCCGACCTGCACCTGGATGTGCATGTGCAACAAGAAGCATGCCCTTTGAATCTGGCGCCCACAGCCAGCACAACCGCTTCCATGGCATTGGGAGACGCCATTGCCGTGGCCTGCCTCGAGGCCCGGGGCTTCACCGCCGAAGATTTTGCCCGGTCGCACCCGGGCGGCGCGCTGGGCCGACGCCTGCTGACACTGGTGCGCGATGTCATGCGCCAGGGCAGCGCCCTGCCCATCGTACACACCGGCACAGCCGTAACCGATGCGCTCCAGGAAATGTCCAGCAAAGGCATGGGCATGACCATCGTCATCGACAAGGACAATCGCCCGATAGGCATCTTTACCGACGGCGACCTGCGCCGGCTGATTACCCGCCACGGCGATATACGCCCCCTGACGGTGGCCGACGGCATGAGCCCGCACCCAAAAAGCGTTCCGCCCACCGCGCTGGCGGTCGAAGCCGCAACACTGATGGATTCGGGGCGCCTCAACCAGATACTCGTGGTCGACAATACCGGGCTATTATTAGGGGCTCTGCACATGCACGACCTCCTTGCCGCGAAAGTCATCTGA